The genomic stretch GCGCGAATGAGCCGTGCCGCGCGATTCTCGCTCGCGACGACGCCCCGTTTGTGCAGGGACTTGACCACCCGGGGGCTGCCATATGTGCCGTGGGAGCGGCGATAGATGCGCTCGCTGCGATGCAGGAGCGCGTCGTTGGCCTCCGCTCGCGCGCTCGGATATCCATAGGCTTCAGGGGGGGAGCAACATCTACTTCCTGAGTACGCCACGCCTGACAAGTTCGTTCACGAGCTCGCGAACCTTACGCATGTCAAGAACCGGAGGTCCGCCTGGCCCATACCCCAACTCAAGCCTACCGCCACGCCGGTTGCGCAGGTCCTTGTAGTACGAGAACCACACCGAGTCGACGCGGCCGCGCTTTGCGTGGCTTACCATGAAGACGAAGGGTTGGTAGGAATCACTGGGATCGCCCAGGGGTATGATACCTCTCAGGAACGGCTCCCAGGTCTTGCCGAGTTCCTGAAGCTCAAATGACTTCTCGATGAATCCGCGTTTCCCACAGCCGCACAGGAAGTAGCCCTCCTTGTCGCAGTGATTGCGGATCAGGTCGACGATGTTTGCTGCCCGTCCTCCCGCTGCGCAGCGGCTGCTTGTGCATTGGATCTTCCACGCCATCTTGTGACTCCGTCGGGTGTTCTCTCTGCCGGTCTAACACATTGGAAATTGAGATGCGGGCGGCGTGGCCGCCAGATACAACCATTCTTACCTTAGCCGAGCATCGGCACCAGCCGAATCCGCTCGATCTCCTGGCTAGCGCACTCAGCATGGACCACTCTTAGAGCCGGCTACGAAGTGGTGCGCCGGAGGAGTGGGGTCAGGAAGTGCCTCGTGAGAGCGATGAGCCGGGCACAAGCCGCAGTCCCAGGGCTGCCCAAGCGATGATCGGGGGCAGGAAAAGGAATCCCCAGTAGCCGGTGTATGAGCCGTCCTGATAGGTTCCTGGGGTCCCCGTGAGCACGAGCAGTGCGAGAAGCCCGAGAGTCGTCCCCCCGACAAGCACGCGAAGCCGCGTCTTCCGCAGCGTCCACGCTCCCGCAACCGCCATCATGCAGAAGAGCACGACCACCGGCACCAGCACCGGGGTTGTACTCACCCACCGCACGCATGCGGACAGGAACGCCAGGCCCGGATGGAAGTACGAAGCCAGGAGTCCACCCTGCGTGATCGGGGGAGCAGGATCGCCCTGTGAAACGGCCTGGACTCGGGCGGCGTGCACAGCGTAAAGAGCGGCCCACACAAGAAGGCTTCCGGCCCAGGGAATCCACAAGCGCCTTGCTCTGGCGACGCGGTCGAATGACAGCGCTGCGAGCATGATAAGTACAGGGATGGCTGAGGGCTCTCTTGTCGCCATAGCGAACAGGGCGCTAGTCGCTCCAAGAGCACTGAGCGCCTTCGCCCGCCTGCTGTTGGAGTAGGCCAGCTCAGGGTTCTCTAGCACCAGAACGCAAAGAGCGCCGGCGATGACCACCATGGGCGCCGCCCACATCTCGGTGTATAGAACTCGAGGCGGGTGGAGGATTGCCGCGGTGTACACGACGCCCAGAGCGAAGGGTGTGAGTATGGCGGAAACTGGCCGGAGCAGGGGCGTTGTAGCCGAGTACGCGGCGAGCATGCTAATGCCCGCGAGCACCCCGTACACGAAGCCAATCACAGCTCCGGAGCCGAGTGCTAGCCAGAGGTATGTCAGTAACGGCTGGCGGTAGGTGAGCGGGGAGTAAGTGTTCCAGCGGCCCGGGTTTGAGTTGAACATGTCGTTCTGGGCCCGGTAGAAATCGACGCCCCGCCTAACGCCCTGTAACGTGCCCAAGTAGATCCCCTCGTCAATCAACCTCGGGGTGTTTGGCCGAGGCGCCATTTGAAACAGGGTAACAGTTGTTACGGGCCACGAAGGTCCCCAGACCGTAGGTTGTTTATGGATGGTCGCGGGCACATTGGCCATAAGAACGCTCGAGAGGACAACGACGATTGCGAGAATAATGACCACGGAATGCGCAAGCCGGGCATCATGAGACCAAGCTGACTCGCGATTCGCTTTGCCAGTACTTGGCCATCCGGGTCATGTATGCGCTTGAAGGTCGGGCAACGCCACCTCTCCCTTCTGGGAGCTTGAATCCCGGCCCCGGCCCTGTTCTGTCAGACTATCATTCCTTCACATTCTCCACCTGCGGATGGCGACTGAACAAGGAATGCGGCGTGGCCTGCGTGGAAGCATCGTGCGTGCTCACTCCCGCCCGGCGCATCCTCTACAGTCTCGGCCCCTTCGGTTCCAGTCTGCTCCAGCAGACCGTCCTCCTCTGGGTCTTCTATTTCTATGCGCCGCCGCCGGATCAGGGCCTGCCCCAGCGGGTGGCGCCGGCGCTTCTGGGCCTGGCCATGGGCATTGGGCGTGCCGTGGATGCGCTGGCAGATCCGCTGGTGGCCCACTGGAGCGACCGGCTGCGCTGGCAGATCGGCCGCCGGAGGCCGTTCATCCTGGCCGGCGCGCCGCTGCTGGCGGTCTCGTTCGCGCTGCTGTGGCGGCCGCCTCACGAGGTGGTCTCGGCGGCGAACTTCTTCTTCCTGGCCGCGGTGCTGGGCGCCTTCTTCTTCATGCTGACGTTCGTGCTCAACCCCTACATGGCGCTGCTGCCCGAGGTCACCCAACCCGGAAGGGATCGCGTGGTCACCTCGGCCTGGCAGAGCGCGTTCAGTTTGACCGGCACCGCGTCGGCGTTCCTCGCTTCGTCGGCGCTCGCTGCGCGGGCCGGCTATCCGGCCATGGGGCTGGTGCTGGCGCCGCTGGGCCTGGTCCCGCTCCTTGTGGCAGGGCTGGCAGTGCGCGAGCGGCCGATCGCCGACGCACGAGTTGACTTCTGGCCGGCGATGCGCATGGTCTTCGGCCATCGGGCGTTTCGGATCTTCATCGTGGGGTTTGCGTTGCTGTGGCTCGGGCTCTCGATGGTGAACCTCTCGATGGCCCTGATGGTGACGGTCCTGATGGGCCTGCCCCGGGCGGCGGTCGGCAGTGTGCTGGGCGCGAGCGTGGCCGCAACGCTGCTCGGGCTGCCCGCGGTCGCTGCCATGGCCGGCCGGCTTGGCAAGCCGCGGGCGTTGCTGCTGGCCATGGCCGCGTCCGGCGTGATCCTACCCATGCTGGCATCGGTCGGCCTGTGGCCGGTGCCGTTCGGGCCGGCGGCCCAGGGCTACTTGGTGGCCGCGCTGGCCGGACTGCCGCTGGCCGCGCTGTTCGTGCTGCCCAACGCGATGCTTTCCGACATCACACAGCAGGTAGCCCGGGAGCACGGGCAGCGCCTAGAGGGGATGTTCTTCGCGTTCCAGGGTCTCATCCTCAACGGCGCGACAAGCGTCGCGGCCGCCGCGCTGGGCGCCGTGCTGCAGATCTTCGGATACGCTCTTGGGCTACGGG from bacterium encodes the following:
- a CDS encoding MFS transporter, translating into MLTPARRILYSLGPFGSSLLQQTVLLWVFYFYAPPPDQGLPQRVAPALLGLAMGIGRAVDALADPLVAHWSDRLRWQIGRRRPFILAGAPLLAVSFALLWRPPHEVVSAANFFFLAAVLGAFFFMLTFVLNPYMALLPEVTQPGRDRVVTSAWQSAFSLTGTASAFLASSALAARAGYPAMGLVLAPLGLVPLLVAGLAVRERPIADARVDFWPAMRMVFGHRAFRIFIVGFALLWLGLSMVNLSMALMVTVLMGLPRAAVGSVLGASVAATLLGLPAVAAMAGRLGKPRALLLAMAASGVILPMLASVGLWPVPFGPAAQGYLVAALAGLPLAALFVLPNAMLSDITQQVAREHGQRLEGMFFAFQGLILNGATSVAAAALGAVLQIFGYALGLRVAPLLAVACVVAGIAVFSRFPEGEQGATGLRPAG